One genomic window of Limanda limanda chromosome 16, fLimLim1.1, whole genome shotgun sequence includes the following:
- the LOC133022005 gene encoding putative nuclease HARBI1 produces MACPFIEEPVDVEAQILRRHLHRERIIRPRLDVLSFPDEYLFERFRFSASSIIYINDILSPHIAHMTHRGHALSSEQILCIALRFFANGSFLYNVGDAEHVSKATVCRAVRNVTLALKRLLCTFVVFPSHRPTRLLKEEFHRIAGFPGVIGCIDGTHIPIIAPSINEGDYVNRKSVHSINVQIICDGAHMINNVEAKWPGSVHDSRMFRESTLSARFAGVEFDGYLLGDRGYPCQRYLLTPYPDPEPGPQRHYNLAHCRTRARVEMTIGILKARFQCLRRLRVTPERACDIIVACVVLHNIATIRGEQCPTLSPCDPGINHTPPC; encoded by the exons ATGGCGTGTCCTTTTATTGAAGAGCCAGTTGATGTCGAGGCGCAGATACTCCGCAGACATCTCCACCGGGAGAGGATTATTAGACCCCGATTGGATGTTTTATCATTCCCTGATGAGTATCTGTTTGAGCGTTTCCGTTTCTCTGCATCatctataatttatataaacgATATTCTCAGCCCTCACATCGCTCACATGACGCATCGTGGACATGCTCTCAGTTCCGAGCAAATTCTTTGTATTGCACTTCGTTTTTTTGCCAACGGCAGTTTTTTGTATAACGTCGGTGATGCAGAGCATGTGTCCAAGGCAACTGTCTGTCGGGCTGTCCGAAATGTGACACTTGCACTGAAACGGCTACTATGCACGTTTGTAGTGTTCCCAAGTCACAGACCCACCAGACTTCTCAAAGAAGAGTTCCACAGAATTGCAG gGTTTCCAGGTGTGATTGGCTGCATAGATGGCACTCACATTCCTATCATCGCTCCTTCAATAAATGAAGGAGATTATGTGAATAGGAAATCTGTCCACAGCATTAATGTGCAG ATCATATGTGATGGAGCCCACATGATTAACAATGTGGAAGCGAAGTGGCCTGGGTCTGTGCATGACTCACGAATGTTTCGTGAGTCGACACTGAGTGCCAGATTTGCCGGTG TAGAGTTCGATGGTTACCTACTCGGAGACAGAGGGTACCCCTGCCAGCGCTATCTGCTGACCCCTTACCCTGACCCTGAGCCTGGCCCACAGCGACACTACAACTTGGCTCACTGCAGGACACGAGCCAGAGTGGAGATGACCATCGGGATACTCAAGGCCCGGTTCCAGTGCCTTCGTAGGCTCAGGGTCACCCCAGAGAGAGCTTGTGACATTATAGTGGCATGTGTGGTTCTCCACAACATTGCCACTATTAGAGGAGAACAATGTCCTACTCTTTCCCCCTGTGATCCAGGTATTAATCATACCCCCCCCTGCTGA